One Candidatus Babeliales bacterium genomic window carries:
- a CDS encoding sigma factor-like helix-turn-helix DNA-binding protein: TPREEKVLKMRFGIDVASEHTLEEVGKDFSVTRERIRQIEVKALRKLRHPSRSKRLLAFFEKEIDDKDNFDENATGSDLEEDDDKEISEEENEHSESRKS, encoded by the coding sequence CACTCCCCGCGAAGAAAAAGTACTCAAAATGCGTTTTGGTATTGACGTTGCTTCCGAACATACGCTTGAAGAAGTTGGTAAGGATTTTTCCGTTACTCGTGAACGCATTCGACAAATTGAGGTAAAAGCCTTAAGAAAACTGCGTCATCCATCCCGAAGCAAGAGACTTCTTGCGTTTTTTGAAAAAGAAATAGATGATAAAGACAATTTTGATGAAAACGCGACCGGCAGCGACTTAGAAGAAGATGATGACAAAGAAATCAGTGAAGAAGAAAATGAACATAGCGAATCAAGAAAGAGTTGA